Part of the Nitrospirota bacterium genome is shown below.
AAACGCCGCCCCTCCGCCGTTCTTGACCAAGGTATTGCTCACGATCGCGGCGCGGGCATGGCCGCTGACCACCACCGCTTCAAAAAGACTCCTAGTAATGACATTCCGCTCCAACCGCACATTGGACTTGCCGGCAATCGAAACCCCATGGTCGTTATCATGGATCACATTCCCGACCATGATCGCCTCTGAGTCGGCAAACTGCACGCCGGTCGTTTCGCTCCCGCCGATGAGACAGTCTTCGATCCGCACATCATGGACCTGCTGGCTGAACAACATCCCGTTGATGGTGAGCCGACGAAGGACCAGCCCCTGCCCGTTGAACAGGCCGACCGCATGGCCGCCATGATCGTTGATGGTCATATCGCTGATTTCAATGTCCGTCGCCCCATAAGGCCACTTCCCCACATGGAGCGCGCCCACCACGATGTCGCGCCCCAGGATCGTCACCTGATCGACGCCGGCCCCGACGAACTTGATCTTCTCTTTGCTGTGAATGGTCACGTCCTGAGCATACCGGCCTGCCTTGACGAAAACGGTGTCGCCTTTCCTGGCTGCATCCACAGCCTCTTGAAGGGACTGGAAATCTCCTGTCCCGTCAAGCGCCACGACAATGGTCCGAGGACCCATTGGAGGCCCCTCGTCCGCCAAACCCAGGCTAAAGCCCGATAGCCCAACAGCTGCAATGAAACTCAAAACCAGAAACCTTTTCATGGAGAAACTCTTACAGGCCAGCCCCTCTAGAAGTCAATCGTGGTTTGTTGTGAGGCGCACATTCGCGTGCTATGCTCCGCCCCCATGATTGTGATCGGCCTCACAGGCGGCGTCGCTACCGGCAAAAGCACCGTCGCCAAGATGTTCCAGCAATGCGGCGCGGTCGTGATCGATGCCGATCTGCTGGCGCGGCAGGTCGTCGGGCCAGACAAACCGGCCTGGCGAGCCATCGTCAACACGTTCGGCAAGACCATCCTCAATCCTGACCGCAGCCTCAATCGCCACGCGCTCGGAGTCATCGTCTTTCGCCATCCAGCGAAACGCCTGGTGCTGGAAGCCATCATTCACCCCCGCGTCGCCCGCGAGCAAGCCAGGCTGACGAAACAGGCCGCACGAACAGACCCTCGGGCGGTGGTGATCTACGACGTACCGCTCCTCTTTGAAGCCGGCATCGACAAGCGAGTTGACCAGACCATCGTCGTCACAGCAGACCGAACGGCCCAGGTTTCCCGTCTCAAAAAACGAAACGGCCTCTCCCGCGCCGAAGCCCTGCACCGCATCAAGAGCCAAATGCCCTTGGCCAAGAAAGTCCGGCGAGCGGACCACGTGCTGGATGGAACCCTCCCTCGTCCCACGCTCCGCAAGCACGTCAGCCAGTTATTCACGCGCCTGCGCCTGCTCGCGTAACGCCCCTCCTGCTCCGTGCATTCCCTCCGCCCCCTGTGTTAAGTTTTCGCCATGCGCAACGTCGTCATCATCGGCTCAGGGCCTGCCGGACTCACTGCCGCAATCTATGCAGCGCGGGCAAATCTCTCCCCCCTGCTCATCGAAGGCTGGCAATCGGGCGGGCAACTGACCACCACGACCGAAGTCGAGAACTACCCGGGCTTTGCCAAAAGCATCATGGGCCCTGAACTGATGAAAGAGATGCGGGCGCAGGCAGAACGATTCGGCACGGAGTTCCTGACCGGCGAAGCTACAGCGGTTGAGCTCGCGCGAAGGCCCTTCACCCTCACGATCGACGCCGAACAGACCCTACAGACCAAAACCCTCATCATTGCGACCGGCGCGTCGGCCATTCAAATCGGCTTGAAGAACGAAGCGCGCCTCACGGGGCACGGCGTCTCTACCTGCGCCACTTGCGACGGATTCTTCTTCAAGGGCAAGGAGCTGATCGTCGTCGGCGGCGGCGACAGTGCGATGGAGGAAGCCACCTTCCTCACTAAATTCGCCAGCAAGCTCACCGTGGTCCATCGCCGTGACAAACTCCGCGCGTCGAAGGTCCTCCAGGATCGCGCGATGAAAAACGAAAAGATTGCCTTCCTCTGGAACTCCGCCGTCGAAGATATTCTGGGCGCCGATGTGGTGACAGGCGTGAGCGTGAAAAACCTTGTGACCGGCAAGGTCGCAGAGGTGCCGTGCGCCGGAGTCTTCGTCGCGATCGGGCACCGCCCCAATACCGCTCTGTTCAACGGCCAATTAGACCTGGATGCCAAAGGTTACATCCACACGACAGAGGGAAGCGCCACAAGCGTGCCAGGTGTCTTCGCCGCCGGCGATGTGCAGGATTCAAAGTACCGGCAAGCCGTCACCGCCGCCGGCTCAGGCTGCATGGCCGCCATCGACGCCGAGCGCTTTCTAGAATCGGGCAGTCATAACCTCTAAATCCTCCGCGGGATGCTCAAAATGGTCGTCCAGCAAGGCCGCAGGCGAGGCACATACCGGAGGCGTACCCTCGGGGGTACGTTGAGGATTGTGTCGAGCCGAGAACGACGTTGGCGGCCATTTTCAGCATCCCGATAAACTATGCGCTGCGCCATCGTCCATTACCACGAAATCGCCCTCAAGGGCCGCAACCGCGAATATTTCGAAGAGCGGCTCGTGCGCAATATCCAATGGATGCTGAAGGACCTCGGCGTCAAACGCGTCGAAAATCTCCGCAGCCGGATTCGCGTGGTCCTGCCAGACGGGATTCCGGACCAGACCATCATCGAGCGGCTCACCAAAGTCTTCGGGATCGCCAACTTTTCGCTCGCCCATGGGTTGCCGCTCGACCTGGCCCACCCGGACCTGGGAGCGCTCAGCCAGGCAGTCATCGAATCGCTCCAATCAGAATCCTTTTCCACCTTTCGCGTCTCGGCGAAACGGGCCGACAAACGTTTGACGCTCACCTCCATGGAAGTCGCGCGGGACGTCGGCGCCGCTGTCTGTGACGCAACCGGCAAGAAAGTCAGCCTGAAGGATCCCGACCTCACGGTCTATCTCGAACTGCTCTCCAAAGAAGCCTACTACTCGATCAAAAAGATTCAGGGGCCTGGCGGAATGCCGGTGGGGGTCAGCGGAAAGGTCGCCTGCTTGATTTCCGGAGGGATCGATTCTCCGGTCGCAGCCTATCGCATGATGAAGCGAGGATGCCGGGCCCTCTTCGTCCACTTCTCCGGCCGCCCTCTCGTGAGTCGCGCCTCGGAAGAGAAAGTTCGTGAACTGGTGCAGCTCCTCACGGCCCATCAATACACGTCGAAACTCTACGTCATTCCGTTCGGGGAGATTCAACGGGACATTGTGGCGAGCGCGCCAGCCCCCTATCGCGTGGTGCTCTACCGGCGCGTCATGATCCGCATTGCGCAGGAGTTAGCCAAACAAGAACATTGTTGGGGACTGGTCACGGGCGATAGCTTGGGGCAGGTGGCGTCGCAGACACCGGAAAATCTGACGGTCATCGAAGAGGCTGCAGAGCTGCCTCTCTTACGGCCGCTGATCGGCATGGACAAACTGGAGATCACCGACCAGGCAGAGCAGATCGGCAGCTTCGCCATCTCGATCGAGCCGGATCAAGATTGCTGCTCGCTCTTTACCCCACCCCACCCCAGCACAAAAACCAGACTCGAGGACATTCTGAGAATCGAACAAATGTTCGACATCGACGCGCTAGTAAAGCAAGGCCTCGACAAAGCTGAATTGTCCCAATTCACCTTCCCCCAGTAGCAGGCTGCCCCCAAAAGACCGTGAAGCGTACCTCGTTGGGGATAGAGCGTATGGCTTATGGCATGTAGCTGGCAGCAAAGACGCCCACTCTCCTATTCTGACCATACGCTATCGGCTATACGCCATATGCTCTTCTCTTCGGACGAGATACGAACGACGCTTCACGAACGACGA
Proteins encoded:
- a CDS encoding pectinesterase family protein, translating into MGPRTIVVALDGTGDFQSLQEAVDAARKGDTVFVKAGRYAQDVTIHSKEKIKFVGAGVDQVTILGRDIVVGALHVGKWPYGATDIEISDMTINDHGGHAVGLFNGQGLVLRRLTINGMLFSQQVHDVRIEDCLIGGSETTGVQFADSEAIMVGNVIHDNDHGVSIAGKSNVRLERNVITRSLFEAVVVSGHARAAIVSNTLVKNGGGAAFLGQSQSDVTGNVVGLNGVGFLIASSSQTSTSFNAFYNRDGDYLRPGNPNQPAPELKALSDITGDPSFIDPEHDDFRLRLDTPLLKIGRFPYLGALAPAASAATR
- the coaE gene encoding dephospho-CoA kinase (Dephospho-CoA kinase (CoaE) performs the final step in coenzyme A biosynthesis.) — its product is MIVIGLTGGVATGKSTVAKMFQQCGAVVIDADLLARQVVGPDKPAWRAIVNTFGKTILNPDRSLNRHALGVIVFRHPAKRLVLEAIIHPRVAREQARLTKQAARTDPRAVVIYDVPLLFEAGIDKRVDQTIVVTADRTAQVSRLKKRNGLSRAEALHRIKSQMPLAKKVRRADHVLDGTLPRPTLRKHVSQLFTRLRLLA
- the trxB gene encoding thioredoxin-disulfide reductase — its product is MRNVVIIGSGPAGLTAAIYAARANLSPLLIEGWQSGGQLTTTTEVENYPGFAKSIMGPELMKEMRAQAERFGTEFLTGEATAVELARRPFTLTIDAEQTLQTKTLIIATGASAIQIGLKNEARLTGHGVSTCATCDGFFFKGKELIVVGGGDSAMEEATFLTKFASKLTVVHRRDKLRASKVLQDRAMKNEKIAFLWNSAVEDILGADVVTGVSVKNLVTGKVAEVPCAGVFVAIGHRPNTALFNGQLDLDAKGYIHTTEGSATSVPGVFAAGDVQDSKYRQAVTAAGSGCMAAIDAERFLESGSHNL
- the thiI gene encoding tRNA 4-thiouridine(8) synthase ThiI, with product MRCAIVHYHEIALKGRNREYFEERLVRNIQWMLKDLGVKRVENLRSRIRVVLPDGIPDQTIIERLTKVFGIANFSLAHGLPLDLAHPDLGALSQAVIESLQSESFSTFRVSAKRADKRLTLTSMEVARDVGAAVCDATGKKVSLKDPDLTVYLELLSKEAYYSIKKIQGPGGMPVGVSGKVACLISGGIDSPVAAYRMMKRGCRALFVHFSGRPLVSRASEEKVRELVQLLTAHQYTSKLYVIPFGEIQRDIVASAPAPYRVVLYRRVMIRIAQELAKQEHCWGLVTGDSLGQVASQTPENLTVIEEAAELPLLRPLIGMDKLEITDQAEQIGSFAISIEPDQDCCSLFTPPHPSTKTRLEDILRIEQMFDIDALVKQGLDKAELSQFTFPQ